The genomic interval GCACGTCCAGTACGTCGAGTACATGTCCCACATGCTGCGGGGCGACCTCGGCGAGTCGTTGCACTTCGCTGCACCCGTCGACGAGATCATCGTCCAGGCGATGCCCTGGACGCTGTTCTTGCTCTCGATTGCGACGCTGTTGACGTTCTCAGCAGGCATCGTGCTTGGCGCAATCATGGCGTATCTCGAGGGATCGCGCTTCGACGTCGGGACGACGGTCGTTTCGATGTTTCTCAACTCGATTCCGTACTACATCTTTGCGCTGTTGGCGATTGCGGTGCTGGCGTACGATTGGGGGCTGTTCCCAGCCTCGGGGCACCATCCAACCGGTGCCGATCCAGCGCTTTCGCTGTCGTACTTCCTCGCCGTGATCCATCACGCGTCGCTCCCGATCCTCTCGCTGGTCATTACGGGACTGGGCGGCGTTGCGCTGACGATGCGTGGCAACGCGATCCAGGTGATCGGCGAGGATTACATCCGCGTCGCAAACCTGCGTGGCGTTCCCGGCCGACAAATCGCAACGCGGTACGTCGGACGGAACGCCTTGCTCCCGATGTACACCTCGCTGATGATCTCGATTGGATTCATGTTCGGTGGCGCGGTCGTCTTAGAGGAGATCTTCGCCTACGAAGGCATCGGCTGGTACCTGTTAGAGGCGGTCAACGCCCGCGATTACCCGCTGATGATGGGCGCGTTCCTCATCATCACACTCGCAGTGATCGTCTTCATCCTGATCGCCGACCTCACATACAGCAAGATCGATCCACGGGTTGAACAGGAAGATTCCCGGGAGGCGTACTAACATGGCCGAACGAACCTCTACCTTCCAGACGGACGCCGAACCGGACCGCGACGACCGAATCACCCGCTCGAGGCGTGAACTCTACCGGGAGCGCCTCGACCTCTTCGTGTTGACGCCGCTGCGCGTGATCTGGAGCGACTGGCGCACCCGCGTCGGCTCCCTGATCATCCTCGTGTGGGTGTTCCTCGGCACCGTGGGCTACTGGCTCGTTTCGGAGCCGTTCCCCGGCGACGGGCCGCGGATGGAACCCGCGTTCCAGAGTCTCGAGTTCCCGCTGGGGACGACGATCCGCGGCGAGAGTGTCTTTGCACTCGTCGTGCAGGCGACGCCTGCGATGTTGGTCATGATCACCGCCGGAGCGGTGTTCTCGGTGGCGATTGCAACGCTCGTCGGCACAGTTTCAGGGTATAAAGGCGGCCGAGTCGACCGCGCGCTGACCGTCGTGACGGACATCGCGATGACGATTCCCGGCTTGCCGCTGATCATCCTGTTGGCCGCGTTGATCGAGCCGACACACCCCGTCACCGTCGGGATCGTGCTCACGATCAACGCCTGGGCGGGCCTCGCTCGAGCGATCCGCTCGCAGGTGTTGACGCTGCGGGATCACTCCTACGTCGAGGCGTCACGGATCATGGGCGTTCCGACGCGGCGGATCGTCGTCGACGACATCCTGCCGAACATCATGCCCTACGTGCTGGTCAACTTCGTCCAGTCGGCTCGTGGCGTCATCTTCGGATCGGTCGCGCTCTACTATCTGGGCGTGTTGCCGTTCTCGAACGAGAACTGGGGCGTGATGCTCAACGACGCCTACGACAGTTTCGGCGTCTTTACCTCGTGGGAAACGGCCCACTGGATTCTCGCGCCGATGTTCGCCGTGGTCACGCTGTCGTTCGGTCTGATCCTCTTCGCACAGGGGACCGAACGGCTGTTCAACCCCCGAATCAGGGCGCGCCACGCCGAAACTATCGACGAAGACAACATGGAGGGCCACCGATGAGCGCCCCTCACTCCACCCACACCACGATGTACCGACGGACTGATCGACACGCGAGCAACGAGAGCCAGCACCTATGATGGAAGAGCCAGCAACACCGACGGTATCGACTGCAGACCCGATCTTCGAACTCCGTGATGTCAGCGTCACGTTCGATATGGACCGTGGCGAATCGCGGGTGCTCGATCAGGTCGACCTCGACGTTCGCCGCGGGGAAATCCTCGGCGTCGTCGGCGAAAGCGGCTCCGGCAAATCGATGTTCGCCTCCGCCTTGCTCGATGCCGTCGTCGACCCCGGCGTGACACTCGGCGACATTACCTACCACCCGACACCCGATCGAGACGTCGACCTGCTGAACCTCGAGGAAGACGAACTCAAGCGTCTGCGCTGGGAGGAAATTTCGATGGTGTTCCAGGGGGCGATGAGTTCGTTCAACCCGACGATGAGCATTCGCGATCACTTCGAGGAGACCATCGAGGTCCACGAACGCGACATGGACGCGGGGATGGCCCGTGCTCGAGACCTCCTCTCGGAGCTGTATCTCGACGCCGACCGCGTCCTCGATTCGTACCCGCACGAACTCTCGGGCGGGATGCAACAGCGGGCGCTGATCGCACTCGCGCTCGTTCTCGAGCCCGAGGTGCTCGTCATGGACGAACCGACGGCCGCACTGGACCTGCTGATGCAACAGAGCATCATCGGGCTGATCGACGACCTCGCGGCGGAGTACGACCTGACGATCGTCTTCATCACACACGACCTGCCGCTGGTGGCGAATCTCGCTGACCGACTCGCGGTCATGTACGCCTTCGACTTCATCGAACTCGGCCCCGCCGACGAGGTGCTGACCGGGTCGATGCATCCGTACACGCGCGCGCTGTTGAACGCCACCCCCAATCTCGACACCCCCAGATCGAAGATGCGCCCCATCGACGGCGCGGCTCCCGACCCCGTCAGCGTGCCCGAGGGCTGTTCGTATCATCCTCGCTGTCCGATGAGCGACGACACGTGTCTCGCCGAGGACCCGCCCCTCGAGGCCGTCGCCGACGACCATCGCGTTGCGTGTCACTACGGCGAGCGCGTCCCCGAGGTCATTCCGCTGAGTCTCGAGGAGGTGCGCGTCGATGAGTAGTTCGGATCACGTCGTCTCGCTCGAGGGCGTCAACGTCCACTTCGAGGAAGACCAGGGATTCCTCGACGTGTTCTCCGATCCGGAGACGGTTCGGGCAGTCGACGATATCTCGCTCGAAATCGCCGAGAACGATGTCGTCGCGCTGGTCGGCGAAAGCGGCTGTGGCAAGACGACACTCGGCAAGACGGCAATCGGGGTCCAGCGCCCGACCGGCGGGACGGTCCACTATCGCGGGCAGGATATCTGGGCGGCCAAAGACGAGCGCAATCCCGAGATTCCGTTCGACGAAGTCCGCAAATCGCTCCAGATCATCCATCAGGACCCAGGGTCGTCGCTGAACCCGAACAAGAGCGTCCGTCACTCGCTCTCGAGTCCGCTGCAGGTGACGCATCCGGAGATGGACACGTTCGAGCGCCGAGAGCGGATCTACGAGATGTTAGAACGGGTCGGGAT from Natronolimnobius sp. AArcel1 carries:
- a CDS encoding ABC transporter permease; protein product: MAERTSTFQTDAEPDRDDRITRSRRELYRERLDLFVLTPLRVIWSDWRTRVGSLIILVWVFLGTVGYWLVSEPFPGDGPRMEPAFQSLEFPLGTTIRGESVFALVVQATPAMLVMITAGAVFSVAIATLVGTVSGYKGGRVDRALTVVTDIAMTIPGLPLIILLAALIEPTHPVTVGIVLTINAWAGLARAIRSQVLTLRDHSYVEASRIMGVPTRRIVVDDILPNIMPYVLVNFVQSARGVIFGSVALYYLGVLPFSNENWGVMLNDAYDSFGVFTSWETAHWILAPMFAVVTLSFGLILFAQGTERLFNPRIRARHAETIDEDNMEGHR
- a CDS encoding ABC transporter ATP-binding protein, giving the protein MMEEPATPTVSTADPIFELRDVSVTFDMDRGESRVLDQVDLDVRRGEILGVVGESGSGKSMFASALLDAVVDPGVTLGDITYHPTPDRDVDLLNLEEDELKRLRWEEISMVFQGAMSSFNPTMSIRDHFEETIEVHERDMDAGMARARDLLSELYLDADRVLDSYPHELSGGMQQRALIALALVLEPEVLVMDEPTAALDLLMQQSIIGLIDDLAAEYDLTIVFITHDLPLVANLADRLAVMYAFDFIELGPADEVLTGSMHPYTRALLNATPNLDTPRSKMRPIDGAAPDPVSVPEGCSYHPRCPMSDDTCLAEDPPLEAVADDHRVACHYGERVPEVIPLSLEEVRVDE
- a CDS encoding ABC transporter permease; this translates as MSRYLLKRLSMAAFTLYAVMTITFVMIQSIPGGPEDYIRAQLMQSRGDGSISMAQVSQLAERSMNINPTDPMHVQYVEYMSHMLRGDLGESLHFAAPVDEIIVQAMPWTLFLLSIATLLTFSAGIVLGAIMAYLEGSRFDVGTTVVSMFLNSIPYYIFALLAIAVLAYDWGLFPASGHHPTGADPALSLSYFLAVIHHASLPILSLVITGLGGVALTMRGNAIQVIGEDYIRVANLRGVPGRQIATRYVGRNALLPMYTSLMISIGFMFGGAVVLEEIFAYEGIGWYLLEAVNARDYPLMMGAFLIITLAVIVFILIADLTYSKIDPRVEQEDSREAY